The following proteins are encoded in a genomic region of Sorangiineae bacterium MSr12523:
- a CDS encoding Gfo/Idh/MocA family oxidoreductase, whose amino-acid sequence MRIGLAGVGLIGSFHAKTLRQLSGVDTLLIADVNAERARQVAGPLGAQALARVEDLFTAKLDGLVIAAATDAHPGLIIRAVEAGIPVFCEKPVAPTLGETLTVLKHVEKTQVPVQIGFQRRFDPGYIAAREAIQSGRLGWVHTLRACTLDEGPPPPEYVPTSGGIFRDCSIHDFDILRWVTGREIVSVYATGANRGDAYIRDAGDFDTAAVLLTFDDGTLAVVSATMYNTMGYDVRLEALGSKQSIAVGLDDRTPIRSVEPHVRYPGGTPYPGFIDRFGKAYERELAVFLDVAARRIETPCSAADGLAAFLVADACELSRREKRSVQMPEVRS is encoded by the coding sequence ATGCGAATCGGACTTGCCGGTGTTGGGCTCATTGGTTCCTTTCACGCCAAGACGCTTCGGCAGCTCTCGGGCGTCGATACCCTGCTCATCGCAGACGTCAACGCCGAGCGGGCGCGTCAGGTGGCGGGGCCGCTCGGAGCGCAGGCGTTGGCCCGGGTCGAGGATCTGTTCACGGCGAAGCTCGACGGTCTGGTCATCGCCGCCGCAACGGATGCGCACCCCGGGCTGATCATTCGCGCCGTGGAAGCGGGCATTCCGGTCTTTTGCGAGAAGCCCGTGGCACCAACCCTGGGCGAGACGCTCACCGTGCTAAAGCACGTCGAGAAAACGCAGGTGCCGGTGCAAATCGGATTTCAGCGCCGGTTCGACCCGGGCTACATCGCCGCACGCGAGGCCATCCAGAGCGGGCGCCTCGGTTGGGTTCACACTTTGCGCGCGTGCACCTTGGACGAAGGGCCCCCGCCGCCGGAGTACGTGCCGACGTCGGGCGGCATCTTTCGCGATTGCAGCATTCACGATTTCGACATTCTCCGCTGGGTCACCGGCCGCGAGATCGTAAGCGTGTATGCCACGGGCGCGAACCGCGGAGATGCTTACATCCGCGATGCCGGCGATTTCGACACCGCCGCCGTCCTCCTCACCTTCGATGATGGCACCCTCGCGGTGGTCTCCGCCACCATGTACAACACGATGGGCTACGACGTGCGGCTCGAGGCTTTGGGCTCGAAGCAGAGCATCGCGGTGGGGCTCGACGACCGCACCCCGATTCGCTCCGTCGAGCCGCACGTGCGCTATCCGGGCGGCACCCCGTATCCCGGTTTCATCGACCGATTTGGCAAAGCCTACGAGCGCGAGCTGGCCGTGTTCCTCGACGTCGCCGCACGCCGCATCGAAACGCCGTGTTCCGCCGCCGACGGCCTGGCCGCGTTTCTCGTGGCCGACGCGTGCGAGCTCTCCCGCCGCGAAAAGCGCTCGGTGCAGATGCCGGAGGTGCGCTCGT
- a CDS encoding DUF3817 domain-containing protein translates to MRDEWALAWLRAVALLEGISLLVLLFVAMPLKYLAGMVWIVQIAGSVALVASLVPFGAFFLDRALRREADG, encoded by the coding sequence GTGCGCGATGAATGGGCTCTCGCGTGGCTTCGTGCCGTGGCGCTTCTCGAGGGGATCTCGCTGTTGGTCCTTCTTTTCGTGGCGATGCCGCTGAAGTACCTCGCCGGCATGGTCTGGATCGTCCAGATTGCGGGGAGCGTCGCGCTCGTGGCGTCCCTTGTGCCGTTTGGCGCGTTCTTTCTGGACCGCGCATTGCGTCGCGAGGCGGACGGATAA
- a CDS encoding SH3 domain-containing protein: MMKSLLSKSVFAAAGTIFVMAPLFAGCAADSPDQDTSTLDDDVTIDDGKDDLGPEGETPDELDTFTTDESALDEAVAVGEKLAATSDLNLRSGPSANDSILEVVPEDADVTVESAAPSGGWYQIKFGEKTGWGSGMFLSKHTSGNAPDVPEEQDANDSLDVDSFDSSALDSVSPLAAGGTNAVKRAQEWVKAKVPYCGGTNGGHDYICGGTCRRPHNKWDKYRSDCSGIVSWSWGLKAPGLTTYGFAPYSSKKSYVIKPSKLAPGDALNNKSHIFLFAGWSNKSKGLATIIQESGCGKVAQKVRTTLKVTGSKKDRFVSSRSGKVFFPIRKR; encoded by the coding sequence ATGATGAAATCCCTCCTCTCGAAATCCGTTTTCGCAGCTGCAGGTACAATCTTCGTCATGGCGCCGCTCTTCGCGGGGTGCGCTGCGGACAGCCCGGACCAAGATACGTCCACCCTCGATGATGACGTCACCATCGACGACGGCAAGGACGATCTCGGACCGGAGGGCGAAACGCCGGACGAACTGGATACGTTCACCACCGACGAATCGGCGCTCGACGAGGCGGTGGCCGTGGGCGAAAAGCTGGCCGCCACCTCGGATCTCAATCTGCGCAGCGGCCCGTCGGCCAACGATTCCATTCTCGAAGTGGTGCCGGAAGACGCCGACGTGACCGTCGAATCGGCGGCCCCCTCGGGCGGCTGGTACCAAATCAAGTTTGGCGAAAAGACGGGCTGGGGCTCCGGCATGTTCCTATCGAAGCACACCAGCGGCAATGCTCCCGATGTGCCCGAGGAGCAAGATGCCAACGATTCGCTCGACGTCGACTCGTTCGATAGCTCGGCACTCGATTCCGTTTCACCCCTCGCCGCCGGCGGAACCAATGCCGTCAAACGCGCGCAGGAATGGGTCAAAGCCAAAGTGCCTTATTGCGGCGGCACGAATGGCGGGCACGATTACATTTGCGGGGGCACGTGCCGCCGGCCGCACAACAAGTGGGACAAATATCGATCCGATTGTTCGGGCATCGTCTCCTGGTCGTGGGGACTCAAGGCGCCGGGACTCACGACCTACGGCTTTGCCCCGTACAGCAGCAAGAAGAGCTACGTGATCAAGCCGAGCAAACTCGCCCCCGGCGACGCGCTGAACAACAAGTCCCACATTTTCCTTTTCGCGGGGTGGTCCAACAAGTCCAAGGGGCTCGCCACGATCATCCAGGAATCCGGCTGCGGAAAGGTCGCGCAGAAGGTTCGAACGACATTGAAGGTTACCGGCTCGAAGAAGGATCGCTTCGTTTCTTCACGAAGTGGCAAAGTCTTCTTCCCCATTCGCAAGCGCTAA
- a CDS encoding serine protease: MNRASFAKLVASFACFGLANAACAVQSEEMSSPEPGTDSTQQAVVGGKRASKGEFPWMVRLGDSPQETAPPACGGALYTPQIVLTAAHCVGDTGPDTSITVLARAIDVRDSAATIVKSTYVHTSPTYAAGKGGDWALVKLAKPVPNAVTLPIATSAKYNSGTFGVAGWGNTTEGGQNSRYLLKAEVPFIDDAKCKSAGGIYANLNANAEICAGYWDRGGIDTCQNDSGGPMFRKDDAGNWIQVGIVSWGDGCARAKAPGVYTEVSSYASAIAEAARAMP, translated from the coding sequence ATGAACCGAGCGTCGTTTGCGAAGCTGGTCGCTTCTTTTGCATGCTTTGGATTGGCCAATGCCGCATGTGCCGTGCAAAGCGAGGAAATGTCATCACCGGAGCCGGGGACGGACAGCACGCAGCAAGCCGTCGTCGGCGGAAAGCGCGCGAGCAAAGGGGAATTCCCGTGGATGGTGCGGCTAGGGGACTCGCCGCAAGAGACGGCGCCGCCCGCCTGCGGCGGTGCATTGTACACACCTCAGATCGTGCTCACTGCCGCCCACTGCGTCGGCGATACGGGGCCCGATACGAGCATCACGGTGCTTGCCCGGGCGATCGACGTACGGGATTCGGCGGCGACGATCGTCAAATCGACGTACGTGCACACGTCACCGACGTACGCGGCTGGAAAGGGAGGGGATTGGGCGTTGGTCAAATTGGCCAAGCCCGTCCCCAACGCCGTGACCCTTCCAATTGCCACCAGCGCGAAATACAACTCGGGCACCTTCGGCGTGGCCGGGTGGGGGAATACGACGGAGGGCGGGCAGAACTCGCGTTACCTCCTCAAAGCGGAGGTGCCCTTCATCGACGATGCCAAGTGCAAATCGGCGGGCGGCATCTATGCGAACCTGAACGCGAACGCGGAGATCTGTGCAGGTTACTGGGATCGAGGTGGCATCGATACCTGCCAGAATGACTCCGGCGGCCCCATGTTCCGCAAGGACGACGCGGGCAATTGGATTCAAGTCGGTATCGTGAGCTGGGGCGACGGATGTGCGCGCGCAAAGGCTCCGGGGGTCTACACGGAGGTCAGCTCCTACGCATCGGCCATCGCCGAAGCGGCTCGCGCAATGCCCTAA
- a CDS encoding isocitrate lyase/phosphoenolpyruvate mutase family protein, producing the protein MPKNITAAATFRRLHDARNAFVMPNAWDAGSAIVLAEAGFSAIATTSAGIAFSLGRGDHSVPQGATAVSKEEMFDRIRQITAAVDVPVNGDLENGYGARPEAVVETIRLAIDAGLAGGNIEDYERGTLYDESLGAERIAAAREAIAKSGTDFVLTARTDGLLLDTPSSLSDAIRRANRYRLAGADCLFVPGVKNLDDIATMVREIDGPVNVVAGLTTTALIVADLRAAGVARVSLGGSFARAALGFLREGARELFEHGTLHFAEKQISQRELNTLFAKRDR; encoded by the coding sequence ATGCCAAAGAACATCACCGCCGCCGCCACATTCCGACGGCTGCACGACGCGCGCAATGCTTTCGTGATGCCGAATGCGTGGGATGCCGGGAGCGCCATCGTTCTCGCGGAGGCCGGGTTTTCCGCCATTGCCACCACCAGCGCGGGCATTGCGTTTTCACTCGGCCGCGGGGATCACTCCGTTCCGCAAGGCGCCACCGCGGTTTCGAAGGAGGAAATGTTCGATCGCATCCGTCAGATCACGGCGGCGGTCGACGTGCCCGTGAACGGAGACTTGGAGAACGGCTACGGCGCACGCCCCGAGGCCGTGGTCGAAACCATTCGCCTTGCCATCGACGCCGGGCTCGCCGGCGGCAACATCGAGGACTACGAGCGCGGCACGCTGTACGACGAGAGCCTTGGTGCCGAGCGCATTGCCGCCGCGCGCGAGGCCATTGCCAAGAGCGGCACGGACTTCGTCCTCACCGCGCGAACCGACGGCTTGCTCCTCGATACGCCCAGCTCGCTGTCCGATGCCATCCGCCGGGCGAATCGCTATCGGCTTGCCGGCGCGGACTGCCTGTTCGTTCCCGGCGTGAAAAACCTCGACGACATTGCCACGATGGTGCGCGAGATCGATGGCCCGGTGAACGTGGTCGCGGGCCTCACCACCACCGCGCTGATCGTCGCCGACCTTCGCGCCGCGGGCGTGGCCCGCGTGAGCCTCGGCGGTTCGTTCGCCCGTGCGGCCTTGGGCTTCCTCCGCGAGGGCGCCCGCGAGCTATTCGAACATGGGACCCTTCACTTTGCCGAAAAGCAAATATCGCAACGCGAACTGAATACCCTGTTCGCGAAACGCGATCGATAA